The Bacteroidota bacterium nucleotide sequence AAAATGCTGCGGCAAAACAAACCGATCGAGGAGATCTACGATCTCTTTGCAATCCGCATTGTACTCAACAGCACCGGTAAGAAAGGGAAAGAGGATTGCTGGCGAGTCTATTCGATCATCACCGATTTGTACCGTCCTTTGCCAGAGCGCTTCCGTGATTTTATTTCGGTACCCAAGTCCAATGGTTACCAGAGTCTCCACACAACGGTGCTGGGGCCGCAGGGGAGGAGGGTAGAGGTGCAAATCCGTACGGAGGAGATGCACGCCATTGCCGAGCGCGGACTTGCAGCACATTGGAAGTATAAAGAAGGTGTAAGCAACGCAAACGAGCATATCGACCAGTGGCTCTCGTGGGTCCGTGATCTGCTCGAAAACCCGCGCCCGGAACAGGCTACCGAATTTGTACAGGAATTCCGTCTAAACCTGTATGATGAGGAAATCTATGTCTTCTCACCGAAGGGAGACCTGTACAACCTGCCGAATAAAGCAACGCCCGTAGATTTTGCCTATCTCGTGCATACGGAAGTTGGCAATCGGTGTATCGGGGCGAAGGTAAACGGTAAAATGGTCCCGCTCTCGAAGCGTCTGAAAAGCGGTGATCAGGTTGAAATTATTACATCGAAGAAGCAAACGCCGCGCCCCGACTGGGTTAAGTTTGTTGTAACCCACAAAGCCCGTAGCCGGATACGCCACTGGATCAATGAAGAGCGGCGGCACATTACCGAGGTGGGACAAGACATCTGGCGGAAAAAGTCCAAGCGCTCCCGTATACAGGTGCAGGATAGCGATATGCAGCGGTATGCAGCCCGCTTCAAGTTTCCGAGCCCGCAACACATGTTCTACGAAATTGGCGCTGGCCTCTTTGATGTAAAAGAGCTGATTCAGTTTATCCAGAACAAAGGAGAGGAGCCAACGGAGCAGGAGGTAGAAGAGAAAAATCAGCCACTACAGGTGCGCTACGATACCTTTTTGGATAAAGCACAATCGGTTGGCAAGCCAGCGCTTAAAATCGATGGGGAGCTCCACACAGATATCGTTACGCAGTACGCCTCGTGTTGCAATCCTATTCCTGGCGATGAAGTCTTCGGCTTCCTAAGCAAGACAGGAGCCATCAAAATTCATCGCGTGGGATGCAAGAATGCCGCCTATCTGTTGGTGAACCATCATGACCGCATTATGCAGGTGGAATGGAGCCGGCAGAAGGACGTTCAGTTTGTGGCAGCATTGCGCCTTATTGGGGAAGATCGGGTAGGCATTCTAAACGATATTTCAACCGTCATTTCAAAAAATCTGAAGACCAACATTCGGTCGATGACAATCGATTCTGAAGATGGTGTGTTCGAAGGGACCCTCGTGCTGAGCGTCAATGACCTCGCACATTTGCGCCGACTCATGCAGCGGTTACAGCGGATCGACAATATACATGGGGTCTACCGGTTTGAAGAATCGTGAAGGAGTGGTGAAGATATTGTAACGGACACGCTACATCATTTAAACCAACACCTTAGCTGAAACGGCTAGTGCTCCCGTCCCCAAAAAAAGTACGCCAGTTAAGGTCAGCAATTGCCTCATTTATCGGCGCATCTATAACTGTTATTGTAGCAGCGTTGGTAGATATGATATTCGCAGTGAACCGTACGTATTGGCGATTTGCTGCTTCAATAGCCGTTTTGTTATTGGACAAATAGCAGTGTTGATTGCCGGGGTAAAATTGGTTACGTATCCGTTCGGCTAGTCTGGCTATCGACCTTCGGATAAAAGTATAGCGGTTTTTTGCATCTGGAATTCTTTGATCTAAGTGGTTACTTTACAGGCAACTAGATCAAAAACAATTAAGCAAAGACCCCATCATCATGGAGGAGAAAATACATACACTCACCAAAAAAGATGTAGCCCGGCGAGTCTCCGATTTGATGGATGAGCCCATCTACAAAAGTGAACCGTGGGTCAATGCCGTAATCACCGCCATTGGCGAGTTGATGGTAGAGGCAGACCCGGAAGTTCGCATCGAGCTACGCGACTTTGGTGTATTTGAGGTAAAAAAGACCAAAGCAAAACCCAAGGCGAGAAATCCAAAAACCAACGAGACGGTTTTTATTCCTAGCCGGCGAAAAACACACTTCAAACCAAGTAAGCGGTTGAAGAAGATTTTGCAGGTGCCGCTTACCGATCTGGAATATACCATACCACTTGGCAGTGCAGATGCACTTGCAGAGCTGACTTCTGCATTCAAACCTAATGGGAACGGATATCCACAGAATGGAAACGGTCACCACTAATTGCGGTTGTATAGCGCAAGGTTTTCAACTGTTATCTGATTCATGAAAAATCAGCGCTAGGAGTCTGGATTATTGCGTATCATCGGAATTGATTATGGACGAAAACGGGTTGGCCTTGCAATGGCTGATCCGTTTCGTATGTTTGCCCAAACCATCGGCACCTTTACACCAAAGACTGCGCTTGTTGAATTAAAGCGGATTCACGGAGACAGTGGCATTGAGTTGATCGTTATTGGATGGCCGCTTACCCTGGATGATGAAGAGAATAAGGTGACACGGTTTGTCCATGAGTACATCAACCGGATCAACAAATTGCTACGTGGCATACCAGTTGTGAAGTATGATGAACGGTATTCATCACGGCGGGCAAGTGCCGCGTTGGTGGAGGCAGGCATCAGGCGAAAGGCGCGGGGTAAGAAGGGCCGGCTTGACGCAGCAGCAGCAGCCATTATATTGCAGGACTATTTAGACGAGACCAGGTCTAGGGATAGCGAGGAAAACGAAGCTTTTTAAGCACCGCCTCCTGCGTTGACCAGACGGTATGGGATGACCATGATACTACCAATCTATGTATACGGCGCGCCAATTTTGACGCAACGCACCATAGAAGTGACAGAGAATACCCCTGAGCTTCAGCAACTGATCGACGACATGATCGAAACCATGCATGGCGCATCGGGCATTGGCCTTGCTGCGCCGCAAGTGGGGCGGTCTGAGCGGCTGTTTGTGGTAGACCTCTCACCGATGGTTGAAGACGACGAGGATGCGGAAGCTGCACCGGTTGTTTTCATCAACCCCGAGATCTACGAAGAGAGCGAAGAAGACGAAGAGTATGAGGAAGGCTGTCTTTCGATACCTGATATCCGTGAGTATGTGATCAGGCCTGAAGGCGTTCGCCTCCGGTACATGGATCGCAATTTCAAGAAGCACGATATCGTTGCAGAGGGCATGCTGGCACGCGTGATCCAGCACGAATTTGATCACCTTGATGGGGTGCTTTTTCTCGATCACATCAGCCCCTTCAAACGCCGGCTGCTCAAACGCCGGCTCAAAGAAATGGCCAGAGGCAACATTGAAGCTGACTATCCACTGAAGTTTACCAGTGTAGTTTAGCAGCATTTTGGTACTAACAGCATTTCTCCGAATAACGCGTAACGAACGCTATAACTGACCTGTCTACAGCAAAGGATGCGCTGTTGCCCGCTTGCATCTCTTTTTCGCGTGTAAAAAGCCTTTCTTCTAAGTTGTGTTTTCTTAACTTTGTGGTCAGCGCATAGTCGCTATACTTCCACCATTGACCATAATTTTGAACAACCATGAAGTATTCCACGCAATTTTACGCCGTGCTTTTATGTGTGGCTTTTTTCGGTATGGCACCGGTGCAGTTTGTACAGGCCCAGTGGAGAGTCCATGATCTGGAAAGACCGAAGCCGGAAATTGTTACGCCCCCGGCCCAGGTGCTCCCGGTTCCACCACCACCAGACGCCGTTGTTTTGTTTGATGGGACAGATCTGTCTGGATGGGAAGCAACAGACGGTTCACCTACAAAGTGGGTAATCAAAGATGGCAACATGGAATCTGTTGCCGGCGCGGGTTACATCCAGTCCAAAGCTGCATTTGGAGATATGCACCTGCACGTAGAATGGGCTGCGCCAGTACCCGTGATAGGCAACAGCCAGGGCAGGGGCAATAGCGGCGTTTTTCTGATGAGTTACTACGAGGTTCAGGTACTGGATTCGTATGACAATCCAACGTACGCTGACGGACAGGCCGGCGCAATCTATGGTCAATATCCGCCACTCGTAAACGCTACGCGACCGCCAGGCGAATGGCAGTCGTACGATATTTTCTGGCATCGCCCGCATTTTGGAACCGCTGGCAACGTCATTTCGCCGGCGCGCGTGACCGTGATCCACAACGGCATCATGATTCAGGACAACGTAGAATTATGGGGCCCAACCGAATGGCTGCAATACCGCCCGTATGAGCAACACCCTGATCGCCTGCCGATCCGCTTTCAAGACCACGGCAACCCCGTATTGTATCGCAATGTCTGGGTGCGCGATTTGGAATCTGAAAAACGGACAACAATGCCGCCAAGTATCCAGATGTCTGAAGACATGCTCGACCGGTATGCCGGGAGGTATGCCTTTGGTAACAATGCCTATGTCCTTACCCGTGAAGGAGGTGAGTTGGTTGCGGAGATTGGTGGCCGGGATTTCTATCTCGTCCCGAAATCAATCACATTGTTTGAAATGCGCAATACATCCGGTTCGTTTACCTTTGAACTAGATGATACAGGCATGCCGACCGGTGTACATTGGGAAATGAGTGGAAGCTCAGTTAAAGCAGCAAAAGTCGAGTAGCCCTGGTTCTTTTTACAGGTAGCGGGATTCCGGACGAGGTTCGGGGTCCCGTTTTAGTATGTTGCTATCCTTCAAACTCTAACAGCAGGTCACCTTTGGCTACCGGGTCGCCGGCTTTGACGTGGATGCGGGCAACTGTGCCGTCTGCTGCGGCCTTGATTTCGTTTTCCATTTTCATGGCTTCCAGTACCAGCAGGCCTTTGCCGGCCGCTGCTTCGTCTCCCTCGGCAACAAGAACCTCAAGCACCAGGCCCGGCATTGGGGCGCGGACCTCTTTTTCCATGGCGCTGTTGCTGTCTGCAATGCCATACAGTTCCAGAAGCTGTGCGCGTTCGTCTTGCACGGCAAGGGTGTGTTGAACACCATTTACCGTCATTGTGCAGGTGGCGCCGTCCACCGATTCAAGCAAGACCCGGTAGGGTTTACCATCTATGATAATAGCGTAAGTATGTGCGCTTATCCGGTCAATTTGTAAATCTTTTTGGGATCCATCGACCGCGATCGTGGTGCCATCTATCGATAGGTCGATTTGCCGATCTCCAATCAGGACTTTGTATGTGGCCGGGTGTGCCATGGACGATGTTGTTTAACTGGATTAAGAGCGCTGATGCTTAACAGGCTGACCCCTGAAATGTTGCTGCAAGGCTATCAGATCGGAGTATTTCCGATGGCTGAAGACCGTGATAGCGAAGTTGTTCAATGGTTTGCACCTGACCCACGTGCAATTTTGCCGCTTGATGGATTTCACGTGCCCAAGACGTTAGCAAAACTTGTCCGTCAAAACAAGTTTGAGGTGGTTTCCGATCGTAATTTTGAAGGTGTGATGCGGGCTTGTGCAGCCCGTGAGACAACCTGGATTTCCGATGACATTATCCGTTCATATGTTGCCCTGTATGAAAACGGATATGCACATAGTGTAGAATGTTGGCTGGATGGCCGGCTGGTAGGGGGGCTCTATGGCGTTGCCATTGGCGGGGCCTTTTTTGGTGAATCGATGTTTCATCACGAGCGGGATGCCTCCAAAGTAGCCCTGGTGCATCTTGTACGGTGCCTGAACGCTTGCAACTATACGTTGCTCGATACGCAGTTTACAACCCCCCATCTGGAAAAATTTGGCGTTATTGAAATTCCGCGGATCGAATATGAAGAGAAACTTGACCGCGCATTGGAACAAGAAGTGAAACCGTGGGCTTTGTGACAGGAGCCCAACGAAGCAAAAACCGTTGCATGATCAACAGCATGATGAATAATTCCCCAAACTGCGACAAGCGTTTTCCTACGTTCGTACCTGCAGCCTTTTTTGTTGTCTCGCTCTTCAGTATGGCAGCCTGTCAGCCGTCAGAATCGCAGCCGGTGCAGCAAGCTACCGCATCGGCTGAGGCGTTACCGGGCGACACGACCGCCGTGGCGCAGTTTGACGCACTCATGGCGGAAGCCAGGGCAAAGGCATGGCATACCAGGGATCTGGGGGGCATCATGATGCAAGTTGGGGTGTGGTTTGAAGGCCAGCCGTATGTTGCCGGCTCGCTCGATGAATCGGCCTACGAGCAACTGGTTATTAAGCTCGATGGGTTTGATTGTGTGACCTTTGTCGAATCTGTGCTTGCCCTCTCTCGAACCATCAAATCTCAAGCTTACAACTATGCCGGTTTTGTTGACCACATGCAGGCCCAGCGCTACCGGGATGGCAAGCTGGATGGCTATTGCAGCCGCCTCCACTATTTCTCTGAATGGATTTTGGACAATGAACGGCGCGGTAGGGTACAGAATATAACAGCTGAAATTGGTGGTGTGCTCCTTGATAAAGAGCTTGATTTTATGAGCGGGCACCGCGATAGCTATGCGCCGCTCAAAGACGACAGCCTGTATGCAGGCATTGTTGCAATGGAAGCAAACTTGAAAGACCTTCAGATGTATCACATCCCGCAAGCAGCTATTGCATCCGCATATCCATCGCTGCTGGGTGGTGATATAGTTGCGCTTGCTACTGATATCGGTGGACTCGATGTCACCCACACAGGGTTGGTTTTTAAACATGAGAACGGGCAAGTCGGCCTGCTTCATGCCTCTACAACGCGCGGTGTAGTGGTTTCGCCAGATCTTCAAGCTTATGTGGAGAACAATAGGCGCCAGATTGGCATTGTGGTAGCTCGACCCCAGGACCTTTAGGATGCCAACCCACTACACCCGCACCACCCTGACGGCATTCTATGATTTGTAACTTGTAATTTTACCATGGACGCAATAAACAGAATTGGCGTTTATACCAGTGGAGGGGATGCTCCGGGCATGAATGCGTGTCTTCGTGCTGTCGTGAGAACTGCGATATCGAATGATTTAGAAGTGGTTGGCATCCGGCGAGGCTATGCTGGCATGATTGAAGGCGACTTCTGCGAAATGGAAGCAAGATCTGTCTCCAACATCCTCCAGATGGGCGGCACAATTTTAAAGAGTGCCCGCTCTGACGAATTTCGCACGAAAGAAGGCCGGGCAATAGCTGCGGACATGCTCCGCAAAGCCAACGTCGAAGCCCTGGTAGGCATTGGTGGGGATGGCTCATTGAAAGGCGCTGCGCTTTTTCACGAAGAGCATGGATTTCCTGTAGTGGGATGCCCGGGTACCATCGATAATGACCTTTTTGGTACAGATGAGACCATTGGTTACGATACAGCGCTAAATACTGCGCTGGAAAATATAGATCGGATACGCGATACGGCAGATGCCCATAACAGGCTTTTTCTGGTAGAGGTCATGGGTCGTGATGCCGGTTTTATTGCGCTGAACTGTGCGGTAGGTGGCGGTGCCGAACTGGTACTGATCCCGGAAACCCTCACTGATATGCAATCCGTTAAGGATCGCATCCACTCCCTGATGTCTGCGCAGGCGCGTTCTTCGATTGCCATTGTGGCTGAAGGGGAAGATTTTGGCGGTGCAACACGCATTGCTGAAGCTTTAAAAGGAGACCCGGTGTTTGATTACATCGACTTGCGTGTATGTATTTTGGGCCACACCCAGCGCGGTGGTTCGCCAAACGCTCGAGATCGGGTATTGGCAAGCCGGCTTGGGTCGCACGCAGTAGATGCTTTGCTTGAAGGACATACCAGCGTAATGGTGGGAATCGTGAACCACGAAATCAAACTCACCCCCATGCGCAACGTATGGAGCCGCAAAAAGAACATCGACTACGAATTGCTACGGCTCACCGAACTACTTTCTTAACTCCTGAGACCCATTGAGTGCACGTGCGAGAGATGAAACACTACCCTCCTGTAGGCGAAGCTAAAGGCAAGAAAAAAGAAGTTGCATTGATGTTCGACGCCGTGGCGCCACGGTATGATTTACTGAACAGACTCCTCAGCGGGGGGATTGATCGCAGCTGGCGAAAAGCAGCCGTTAACATGCTTGCCCCACACAAACCCAAGCGCATCCTCGACCTGGCAACGGGTACGGCAGACCTGGCTATCGAAGCCATCAGGTTGAACCCCGAGAAAATTGTTGGGGTGGATATCGCGGAAGAGATGCTCAAAATTGGACGTGAAAAGCTCCGCAAAATCAACCTGGACGACCGGATTACGTTACAGCGCGGCGATGCAGAGAAATTACCATTCTCTGATTCTCAGTTCGATGGCGCAATGGTCTCTTTTGGGGTGCGCAACTTCGAAAATTTGCAAAAAGGGCTGAAAGAAATCCGTCGGGTGCTAAAGCCTGGTGGTGCGCTGGTGATTCTTGAATTCAGCCGGCCGCGTGCTTTTCCTATCAAACAGTTCTACGGGATTTACAGCAAGTATATCATGCCCGCGATAGGTAAACTCTTTTCGAAATCCAGCAGTGGGGCTTACAAATATCTACCTGATTCAATTGCTGTATTTCCGGATGGGGATAACTTTCTGGCCGAGCTTGAAGCGGCAGGATATGAAAACAGGGAAGCAAAACGGCTCACGTTTGGCGTGGCTTCGCTTTACAAAGGCGTGGTGCCCGGTAAAAAATAAGTGGAAGGTTCAGGTGCGGTAGGGATAAAGGTGCTGTGTAGCCTAGCGTCCGTTTTTAACGTGGCTGTTGAGATACTTGGTCAGGCGGACTTCATTCACTTTGCCCTGGCTTGAGTATTCTACATGGTCCATGAGCCGGCGCATGATATGCACCCCAAATCCGCCAGCTTGCCGGCGTTTGGCTAACTCAAAAATATCTGGTTCGTTGTATTCTTTAGGGCGGAATGCTACGCCTTTATCTCGAATACAGACGGTAAAGCGGTCGGAATCGACGATGACCTTTATGTTGAGCTCGTGAGAGTCTTCACCGCTGTACGCGTGTTTGATCACGTTGGTACAAGCCTCATCAACGGCCACCTTGAATTGCTCGACGGACTGTGTATTGAAGCCCGCCTCGACAGTGTGCGTTTCAATAAAACGACGCACATCCTCAAGGTAACGTGTCGAACTCGGTATGGTCAGTTTGTACGTTGAACTAGCCACGGGGATCGTGTTGCGTTTGGTTGCAGAAGCAGTATTGAATCGAAAGTATCATTGGACTATTCAGCGGTTTGCTGTGCGTCAAATTTTTCGATGGCTTCCTCTTCTGTATCAACGATGTCGAAGAGCATCGGAAAGCCAAGGAGGTCAAACACGTTGAACACCTTGGGTTGTAATGCGGCGATTTTGATGTCACCACCTTTGGAGCGCAAATCTTCAATGTAGGCCATAAATACACCCAGGCCGGCGCTCGATATATAGTTCAGGTTGGCACCGTTCACCACAATTTGGTAAATGCTGTCATCCTGGCACTTTTTTATAGCTGCTTCCAGCTCAGATGCGGTATGCGCATCCAGTTCTCCTTTGAGATCCAGTACGTTAACTGATTGCAACGATCTAAATCCGACTGAAAAATTACTCATATGCACAGGTCCTCTAGTACGCTTGGGTAAAATTCAAAATGGTCAATCTATTTTCTGCTCAATTTGGGCAGCACTTTTTTTGGCTTTTACGCTGTTTGATTGCGCTGAAGCCAGGTTGATACCGTTCCATTTAAGCACCACAAGGGTCATGTCGTCGTCATACGACTCGATGCCCAGGAAGCCATCCAGGTCACCGAGGATGGCATCATGAATGCCCTCAGCGTCTTCGTGGCGGTGCTGTTTTAAAGATTCCAGGAGCCGGTCATATCCGTATTCTTCGCCTTCTACGTCACGGCTCTCAACAACACCATCCGTGTAAAGCACAAATACGTCACCCGGGTTTAACGAAATACGCTCTTCTTGCAGCGTTTTCTCGAACAACTGCCCGCGGTCCAGGCCGAGTCCCAGGCCGGCCGGGCGCAGGTATCGCGCATTGCCGGCCAGGTCAATCATCGCAACCGGACAATGGCCCGCACGACCCATGGTGAACTCTTCCGTTTTAAGGTTGAGCATCCCGTAAATCGCAGAGATAAATACGTTTTTCTCCAGTGAGTGGGCAAGGGCTGCATTGGCATGCCGCAAAAACTCCGAAGGATTGGGGGCCAGCCGCGAAACAGACTGGAAAATGCCCTGCATTTCTGCCATATAAAAAGCAGCCGAAGCGCCTTTACCAGACACGTCACCGATAACGAGGCAGAGCCGTTCATCATCAAGGGCAAGAAAATCATAATAGTCCCCACCAACACGTTCAGCAGATACGTTGGAGGCCGCAATGGTCAGGCCATCAACCACTGGTACGTGCTGCGGCAGCAGTTTGCGCTGTACTTCGCGTGCAATGTCGAGTTCACTGGCAAGCCGTTCTTTTTCGAGTTGCTCTTCGAAAAGCCGGGCATTGTCCATGGCAATCGCTGCCTGGGCGGCATAAACCTGGATGGCGTCGATGTCATCTTGCTCAAAGCCATGGGTGACATCTTTGGTTACAAACAGGATGCCGAGGGTCTCTTCACGAGCAATGAGAGGCACAGCCAGCATACTGCCAAACCCGTCGCCGGGCCGTA carries:
- a CDS encoding bifunctional (p)ppGpp synthetase/guanosine-3',5'-bis(diphosphate) 3'-pyrophosphohydrolase; the protein is MIEVSDILKNADIHIEPEYEQKIEDLLALCRKHLLSVNEELITRAFRLSYWAHRNDRRASGELYINHPLAVAGIVAKDISFDDISVAAALLHDVVEDTELSIEFIKQEFGETLAVIIDGLTKIDGVFASREMGQAENVRKLMLSMASDIRVILVKFADRLHNMRTLDSLPRKKQIKIASETLDLFAPLAHRFGLFAIKGELEDLTLKVLKPESYFEIAAGLSDTKRARSNYIKSFISPLRAQLEDKGVEFEIYGRPKHIYSIHRKMLRQNKPIEEIYDLFAIRIVLNSTGKKGKEDCWRVYSIITDLYRPLPERFRDFISVPKSNGYQSLHTTVLGPQGRRVEVQIRTEEMHAIAERGLAAHWKYKEGVSNANEHIDQWLSWVRDLLENPRPEQATEFVQEFRLNLYDEEIYVFSPKGDLYNLPNKATPVDFAYLVHTEVGNRCIGAKVNGKMVPLSKRLKSGDQVEIITSKKQTPRPDWVKFVVTHKARSRIRHWINEERRHITEVGQDIWRKKSKRSRIQVQDSDMQRYAARFKFPSPQHMFYEIGAGLFDVKELIQFIQNKGEEPTEQEVEEKNQPLQVRYDTFLDKAQSVGKPALKIDGELHTDIVTQYASCCNPIPGDEVFGFLSKTGAIKIHRVGCKNAAYLLVNHHDRIMQVEWSRQKDVQFVAALRLIGEDRVGILNDISTVISKNLKTNIRSMTIDSEDGVFEGTLVLSVNDLAHLRRLMQRLQRIDNIHGVYRFEES
- a CDS encoding HU family DNA-binding protein; this encodes MEEKIHTLTKKDVARRVSDLMDEPIYKSEPWVNAVITAIGELMVEADPEVRIELRDFGVFEVKKTKAKPKARNPKTNETVFIPSRRKTHFKPSKRLKKILQVPLTDLEYTIPLGSADALAELTSAFKPNGNGYPQNGNGHH
- the ruvX gene encoding Holliday junction resolvase RuvX; translation: MRIIGIDYGRKRVGLAMADPFRMFAQTIGTFTPKTALVELKRIHGDSGIELIVIGWPLTLDDEENKVTRFVHEYINRINKLLRGIPVVKYDERYSSRRASAALVEAGIRRKARGKKGRLDAAAAAIILQDYLDETRSRDSEENEAF
- the def gene encoding peptide deformylase, with the translated sequence MILPIYVYGAPILTQRTIEVTENTPELQQLIDDMIETMHGASGIGLAAPQVGRSERLFVVDLSPMVEDDEDAEAAPVVFINPEIYEESEEDEEYEEGCLSIPDIREYVIRPEGVRLRYMDRNFKKHDIVAEGMLARVIQHEFDHLDGVLFLDHISPFKRRLLKRRLKEMARGNIEADYPLKFTSVV
- a CDS encoding family 16 glycoside hydrolase, whose amino-acid sequence is MKYSTQFYAVLLCVAFFGMAPVQFVQAQWRVHDLERPKPEIVTPPAQVLPVPPPPDAVVLFDGTDLSGWEATDGSPTKWVIKDGNMESVAGAGYIQSKAAFGDMHLHVEWAAPVPVIGNSQGRGNSGVFLMSYYEVQVLDSYDNPTYADGQAGAIYGQYPPLVNATRPPGEWQSYDIFWHRPHFGTAGNVISPARVTVIHNGIMIQDNVELWGPTEWLQYRPYEQHPDRLPIRFQDHGNPVLYRNVWVRDLESEKRTTMPPSIQMSEDMLDRYAGRYAFGNNAYVLTREGGELVAEIGGRDFYLVPKSITLFEMRNTSGSFTFELDDTGMPTGVHWEMSGSSVKAAKVE
- a CDS encoding biotin/lipoyl-containing protein yields the protein MAHPATYKVLIGDRQIDLSIDGTTIAVDGSQKDLQIDRISAHTYAIIIDGKPYRVLLESVDGATCTMTVNGVQHTLAVQDERAQLLELYGIADSNSAMEKEVRAPMPGLVLEVLVAEGDEAAAGKGLLVLEAMKMENEIKAAADGTVARIHVKAGDPVAKGDLLLEFEG
- the aat gene encoding leucyl/phenylalanyl-tRNA--protein transferase; protein product: MLLQGYQIGVFPMAEDRDSEVVQWFAPDPRAILPLDGFHVPKTLAKLVRQNKFEVVSDRNFEGVMRACAARETTWISDDIIRSYVALYENGYAHSVECWLDGRLVGGLYGVAIGGAFFGESMFHHERDASKVALVHLVRCLNACNYTLLDTQFTTPHLEKFGVIEIPRIEYEEKLDRALEQEVKPWAL
- a CDS encoding N-acetylmuramoyl-L-alanine amidase-like domain-containing protein, which gives rise to MMNNSPNCDKRFPTFVPAAFFVVSLFSMAACQPSESQPVQQATASAEALPGDTTAVAQFDALMAEARAKAWHTRDLGGIMMQVGVWFEGQPYVAGSLDESAYEQLVIKLDGFDCVTFVESVLALSRTIKSQAYNYAGFVDHMQAQRYRDGKLDGYCSRLHYFSEWILDNERRGRVQNITAEIGGVLLDKELDFMSGHRDSYAPLKDDSLYAGIVAMEANLKDLQMYHIPQAAIASAYPSLLGGDIVALATDIGGLDVTHTGLVFKHENGQVGLLHASTTRGVVVSPDLQAYVENNRRQIGIVVARPQDL
- the pfkA gene encoding 6-phosphofructokinase; translated protein: MDAINRIGVYTSGGDAPGMNACLRAVVRTAISNDLEVVGIRRGYAGMIEGDFCEMEARSVSNILQMGGTILKSARSDEFRTKEGRAIAADMLRKANVEALVGIGGDGSLKGAALFHEEHGFPVVGCPGTIDNDLFGTDETIGYDTALNTALENIDRIRDTADAHNRLFLVEVMGRDAGFIALNCAVGGGAELVLIPETLTDMQSVKDRIHSLMSAQARSSIAIVAEGEDFGGATRIAEALKGDPVFDYIDLRVCILGHTQRGGSPNARDRVLASRLGSHAVDALLEGHTSVMVGIVNHEIKLTPMRNVWSRKKNIDYELLRLTELLS
- the ubiE gene encoding bifunctional demethylmenaquinone methyltransferase/2-methoxy-6-polyprenyl-1,4-benzoquinol methylase UbiE; translation: MKHYPPVGEAKGKKKEVALMFDAVAPRYDLLNRLLSGGIDRSWRKAAVNMLAPHKPKRILDLATGTADLAIEAIRLNPEKIVGVDIAEEMLKIGREKLRKINLDDRITLQRGDAEKLPFSDSQFDGAMVSFGVRNFENLQKGLKEIRRVLKPGGALVILEFSRPRAFPIKQFYGIYSKYIMPAIGKLFSKSSSGAYKYLPDSIAVFPDGDNFLAELEAAGYENREAKRLTFGVASLYKGVVPGKK
- a CDS encoding ATP-binding protein, whose amino-acid sequence is MASSTYKLTIPSSTRYLEDVRRFIETHTVEAGFNTQSVEQFKVAVDEACTNVIKHAYSGEDSHELNIKVIVDSDRFTVCIRDKGVAFRPKEYNEPDIFELAKRRQAGGFGVHIMRRLMDHVEYSSQGKVNEVRLTKYLNSHVKNGR
- a CDS encoding STAS domain-containing protein; translation: MSNFSVGFRSLQSVNVLDLKGELDAHTASELEAAIKKCQDDSIYQIVVNGANLNYISSAGLGVFMAYIEDLRSKGGDIKIAALQPKVFNVFDLLGFPMLFDIVDTEEEAIEKFDAQQTAE